The Fibrobacter sp. UWR4 genome includes a window with the following:
- a CDS encoding carbonic anhydrase, with the protein MIQEMLQYNKEFVASKGYEKFTTSKYPDKKIAIVTCMDTRLVELLPAALGIKNGDVKMIKNAGGTITNPFDSTVRSLLVAIYELGVNEIMVIGHTGCGVQGMDAQEMLHLMKERGVDEEHISLMRHCGIDLDSWLHGFEDTEAAVLETVDLVKNHPLVPKDIVVRGYIMDSETGALKSL; encoded by the coding sequence ATGATTCAGGAAATGTTGCAGTACAATAAGGAATTCGTGGCAAGCAAAGGCTACGAAAAATTCACTACTAGCAAATACCCCGATAAGAAAATTGCCATCGTCACCTGTATGGATACTCGCCTGGTGGAACTTCTGCCGGCAGCCCTTGGCATCAAGAATGGTGACGTGAAGATGATCAAGAACGCTGGCGGCACCATTACCAATCCCTTTGATAGTACGGTGCGTAGCCTTCTCGTTGCCATCTACGAATTAGGCGTCAACGAAATCATGGTCATCGGTCATACCGGCTGCGGCGTGCAGGGCATGGACGCCCAGGAAATGCTTCACCTGATGAAAGAACGTGGTGTGGACGAGGAACACATTAGTCTCATGCGTCATTGCGGTATTGACCTGGATTCCTGGCTTCACGGATTTGAAGACACAGAAGCTGCTGTCCTTGAAACGGTGGATTTGGTGAAGAACCATCCCTTGGTTCCCAAGGATATTGTAGTTCGTGGCTATATCATGGATTCCGAGACTGGCGCGCTAAAGTCTCTATAG